One Prinia subflava isolate CZ2003 ecotype Zambia chromosome 17, Cam_Psub_1.2, whole genome shotgun sequence DNA segment encodes these proteins:
- the ARL6IP1 gene encoding ADP-ribosylation factor-like protein 6-interacting protein 1 codes for MAEGDNNSVYQLAAETSSLEEQLQGWGEVILMTDKVLRWERAWFPLALMSVVSFSFLMIYYLDPSVLSGVSCFVMFLCLADYLVPALAPRIFGSNKWTTEQQQRFHEICRNLVKSRRRIVGWWKRLFTLKEEKPKMYFMTMLFTLAVVAWIGQQVHNLFLTYLIVSFLLLFPGLNQHGIITKYIGMAKREINKLLKHKEKKNE; via the exons ATGGCGGAGGGGGACAACAACAGCGTCTACCAGCTG GCTGCTGAAACTTCAAGCTTGGAAGAGCAGTTGCAAGGATGGGGAGAAGTGATTTTGATGACTGATAAAGTCCTTCGCTGGGAGCGAGCCTGGTTCCCTCTGGCACTGATGagtgttgtttccttttctttcct GATGATCTACTATTTGGACCCGTCAGTTCTCTCAGGCGTCTCCTGTTTCGTTATGTTCCTCTGCTTGGCTGATTATCTGGTTCCTGCTCTTGCTCCTCGAATCTTTGGCTCTAATAAGTG GACCACggaacagcagcagagatttcATGAGATTTGCAGAAATTTGGTGAAGTCTCGTCGCCGTATTGTTGGCTGGTGGAAGCGTCTCTTCACTCTTAAGGAGGAAAAGCCTAAAATG TACTTCATGACCATGCTCTTCACTCTTGCTGTGGTTGCCTGGATTGGACAGCAAGTTCACAATCTCTTTCTGACCTATCTTATTG TAAGCTTCTTGTTACTGTTTCCTGGACTAAACCAACATGGGATCATCACAAAGTACATTGGAATGGCGAAAAGGGAGATCAACAAACTTCTCaagcacaaggaaaagaaaaatgaatga